In one Desulfoferula mesophila genomic region, the following are encoded:
- a CDS encoding branched-chain amino acid ABC transporter permease produces MELLQEIIIFGTIKGCVYALIATGFTLIFAVAGILNLAHGTFYMLGAYFTYTLFYSLGIPLPPAILLAAVLVGALGMLLDRVFLKPMRSSHTYVLVLTVAIAFASQEVILLTYGSQGMNIPNLVEGSVDLNGVVVSWHQLLIVGITAVVLLGLWLTLTRTRYGVAALAVSMDEDGARLVGIETEKVFNLSMFASAFLAAVAGALISPIMSMTPEMWNMPLMKAFVVVVVGGIGSLTGSILAAFFLGWLETFTGFVVSPKLTEVVSLVLLTVFLVFRPSGILGRRLH; encoded by the coding sequence GTGGAACTCCTGCAAGAGATCATCATATTCGGCACCATCAAGGGCTGCGTCTACGCCCTCATCGCCACCGGCTTCACCCTGATCTTCGCGGTGGCCGGCATCCTCAACCTGGCCCACGGCACTTTCTACATGCTGGGCGCTTACTTCACCTACACCCTGTTCTACAGCCTGGGCATCCCCCTGCCGCCGGCCATCCTTTTGGCCGCGGTGCTGGTGGGGGCCCTGGGCATGCTCCTGGACCGGGTGTTCCTCAAGCCCATGCGCTCCTCGCACACCTACGTGCTGGTCCTCACCGTGGCCATCGCCTTCGCCTCCCAGGAGGTCATCCTGCTCACCTACGGCTCCCAGGGCATGAACATCCCCAACCTGGTGGAAGGCAGCGTGGACCTCAATGGGGTGGTTGTGAGCTGGCACCAACTGCTCATCGTGGGCATCACCGCGGTGGTGCTGCTGGGCCTGTGGCTGACGCTCACCCGCACCCGCTACGGCGTGGCCGCCCTGGCCGTGTCCATGGACGAGGACGGGGCGCGCCTGGTGGGCATCGAGACCGAGAAGGTGTTCAACCTCTCCATGTTCGCCTCGGCCTTCTTGGCCGCGGTGGCCGGGGCCCTCATCTCGCCGATCATGTCCATGACCCCGGAGATGTGGAACATGCCCCTGATGAAGGCCTTCGTGGTGGTGGTGGTGGGCGGCATCGGCAGCCTCACCGGCAGCATCCTGGCCGCCTTTTTCCTGGGCTGGCTGGAAACCTTCACCGGCTTCGTGGTCTCGCCCAAGCTTACCGAGGTGGTTTCCCTGGTGCTGCTCACCGTGTTCCTGGTGTTCAGACCCTCGGGCATCCTGGGCAGGAGGTTGCACTGA